The following are encoded together in the Triticum dicoccoides isolate Atlit2015 ecotype Zavitan chromosome 6B, WEW_v2.0, whole genome shotgun sequence genome:
- the LOC119320637 gene encoding uncharacterized protein LOC119320637: MSGDCPLCSSLRAIYGERRPSSPCLGEKGIPKKGNKRTCRCRCPAMIRLLRSSDNGWYITYYRSDHNHALTERCGEKVYWPSHKHIDIYTRDVIKQLRENNISVGKVYNIIGSFFGSMTNIPFTKRALRGLCGKMSGEQADNDVKKTMDVFAELGAKDSGLYCRVQPDVFAELGGKDSELSLSAADSQLSTAKDDPQAPGWTKRVRIGRAPIERAPCAGRVCALEKTLSGYAENKTHTIVVSVVGYNFDSLGEAYDFYNLYPWEIGFGIKYGKSKLNVERTKCMQEIVRGFSVSGN, encoded by the exons ATGTCAGGGGATTGCCCTCTCTGCTCCAGCCTCCGAGCAATCTACGGGGAAAGACGACCCTCAAGCCCCTGCCTGGGCGAGAAG GGAATTCCAAAGAAGGGTAACAAACGAACATGCCGATGCAGATGCCCCGCAATGATACGATTGCTCCGATCATCTGACAATGGCTGGTACATAACCTACTACAGATCAGATCACAACCATGCTCTAACTGAAAGATGTGGGGAAAAAGTGTACTGGCCTTCCCACAAACATATCGATATATACACACGGGATGTCATTAAGCAACTCCGTGAAAATAACATCAGTGTCGGGAAAGTTTACAATATAATTGGTAGCTTCTTCGGGTCAATGACCAATATACCATTCACCAAAAGAGCTCTCCGAGGTTTGTGTGGCAAGATGAGTGGAGAACAAGCCGATAATGATGTGAAAAAGACAATGGATGTTTTTGCAGAGTTGGGAGCAAAAGATTCAGGCTTGTACTGCAGGGTGCAACCTGATGTTTTTGCAGAGTTGGGAGGAAAAGATTCGGAGTTGAGCTTGTCGGCGGCCGATTCGCAGCTATCAACAGCAAAAGATGACCCGCAAGCCCCCGGGTGGACAAAAAG GGTTCGTATTGGACGAGCCCCTATCGAACGTGCACCTTGTGCTGGAAGAGTGTGTGCCCTTGAAAAAACATTAAGTGGATATGCAGAGAACAAAACTCATACCATTGTGGTATCAGTTGTTGGATACAACTTCGATTCATTGGGAGAAGCATACGACTTCTACAATCTATATCCGTGGGAAATTGGTTTCGGAATCAAATACGGAAAAAGCAAACTCAACGTCGAGAGAACCAAATGTATGCAAGAGATAGTGCGTGGATTCTCGGTGAGTGGAAATTAA